The following are encoded in a window of Phaseolus vulgaris cultivar G19833 chromosome 3, P. vulgaris v2.0, whole genome shotgun sequence genomic DNA:
- the LOC137807074 gene encoding uncharacterized protein, whose product MGDVVKEREGAEIVYGSEECYRHSIELLEELGFPKGVLPLQDLVECGRVRESGFVWMKQKAPYEHLFEGTNTRVSYAVEVTGYVEKSRMKKMTGIKSKQMLLWVPISEMSIEDPKGKKILFKTPLGIGKSFPIIAFMTPEEKEKHLLLQDKEIKD is encoded by the coding sequence ATGGGTGATGTGGTAAAGGAGCGTGAAGGGGCAGAGATAGTGTATGGTTCTGAAGAGTGTTATCGGCACTCCATAGAGCTCTTGGAAGAGTTGGGTTTTCCAAAGGGTGTTCTTCCCTTGCAAGACTTGGTGGAGTGTGGGAGAGTTAGAGAAAGTGGGTTCGTGTGGATGAAACAGAAGGCCCCTTATGAGCATTTGTTTGAGGGAACCAACACGAGGGTGAGTTATGCTGTGGAGGTCACTGGCTATGTGGAGAAGTCTAGGATGAAGAAAATGACAGGCATTAAGAGCAAGCAGATGCTGCTGTGGGTGCCAATATCTGAGATGAGCATTGAAGATCCTAAGGGGAAGAAGATACTCTTTAAGACCCCTCTGGGAATAGGAAAGTCCTTCCCTATCATCGCATTCATGACCCCAGAGGAAAAGGAAAAGCACCTGCTGTTGCAGGATAAAGAGATTAAAGACTGA
- the LOC137807072 gene encoding probable receptor-like protein kinase At5g18500, whose amino-acid sequence MASDLSSGLSKETSVFGLKAWELMGILVGLFIIIILVVVSICLTSRKKSRRVNGMLPLSHMLSVSDEIKEIRVDQVSSNNHPQNGAFMSLYDRFSDRDSEKVLIQPNNGENSSQSGSFVHLKKDDGGSQSGEESGAKSVSTYRSSSHPITAPSPLSGLPEFSHLGWGHWFTLRDLELATNRFSKDNVIGEGGYGVVYQGQLINGSPVAVKKLLNNLGQAEKEFRVEVEAIGHVRHKNLVRLLGYCIEGTHRLLIYEYVNNGNLEQWLHGAMRQYGFLTWDARIKILLGTAKALSYLHEAIEPKVVHRDIKSSNILIDDDFNAKISDFGLAKLLGAGKSHITTRVMGTFGYVAPEYANSGLLNEKSDVYSFGVLLLEAITGRDPVDYSRPATEVNLVDWLKMMVGNRRAEEVVDPNIETRPSTSALKRALLTALRCVDPDSEKRPKMSQVVRMLESEEYPIPREDRRRRKSQTGNMEVEAQKEISDTEKSDSPDPKSNGRRNQKK is encoded by the exons ATGGCATCTGATCTAAGTTCGGGGCTGTCCAAGGAAACGTCTGTATTTGGGTTGAAAGCATGGGAACTAATGGGGATCCTGGTTGGGTTGTTCATTATAATCATTCTTGTGGTGGTATCAATATGTCTTACTTCACGAAAGAAATCCAGAAGAGTCAATGGCATGCTTCCCCTTAGCCATATGCTATCTGTTTCAGATGAAATCAAGGAAATTAGAGTTGATCAAGTTTCGTCCAATAATCATCCTCAGAATGGAGCTTTTATGAGTCTGTATGACAGGTTTAGTGACAGGGACTCTGAAAAGGTTTTGATCCAACCAAATAATGGGGAAAATAGCAGTCAATCGGGCTCATTTGTTCATCTTAAGAAAGATGACGGTGGCTCTCAATCAGGTGAAGAAAGTGGTGCCAAGTCTGTTTCTACTTACAGGTCTTCTTCACATCCTATAACTGCACCATCTCCCTTGTCTGGTCTTCCTGAATTCTCTCACCTTGGATGGGGACACTGGTTCACATTAAGGGACCTAGAACTTGCAACAAACAGGTTTTCGAAAGACAATGTTATTGGTGAAGGTGGATATGGAGTTGTTTATCAAGGCCAGTTAATCAATGGGAGCCCCGTGGCTGTTAAGAAGCTACTCAATAATCT AGGACAAGCTGAAAAGGAATTTAGAGTGGAAGTTGAGGCTATTGGCCATGTGCGACACAAGAATTTGGTTAGACTTTTGGGCTATTGCATTGAAGGGACTCACAG GTTGTTGATTTATGAGTATGTTAACAATGGCAATTTAGAGCAATGGCTTCATGGAGCCATGCGGCAGTATGGTTTTCTTACTTGGGATGCTCGAATTAAAATTCTTCTGGGAACAGCTAAAGC GCTATCTTACTTGCACGAGGCAATTGAGCCAAAAGTTGTACATCGAGATATTAAATCAAGCAATATTCTAATTGATGATGACTTCAATGCCAAAATATCTGACTTTGGGCTGGCAAAGTTACTTGGTGCTGGAAAAAGCCATATCACAACTCGCGTAATGGGTACTTTTGG ATATGTAGCTCCAGAATATGCCAATTCTGGCTTACTAAATGAGAAGAGTGATGTTTATAGCTTTGGGGTGTTGCTCCTAGAAGCGATCACGGGAAGGGACCCAGTGGATTATAGCCGACCAGCAACTGAG GTAAATTTAGTTGACTGGCTCAAGATGATGGTTGGGAATAGGCGCGCAGAAGAGGTGGTAGACCCTAACATTGAGACCAGGCCTTCAACAAGTGCCCTTAAACGTGCCCTTCTGACTGCTTTGAGGTGTGTTGATCCAGATTCTGAGAAAAGACCAAAGATGAGTCAAGTTGTCCGCATGCTCGAATCAGAGGAATATCCCATACCCCGCGAG GATCGAAGACGCCGAAAGAGTCAAACAGGGAATATGGAGGTGGAGGCCCAGAAGGAGATTTCTGATACAGAGAAGAGTGACAGTCCAGATCCAAAGTCCAATGGCAGAAGGAACCAAAAGAAGTAG